Proteins from a genomic interval of Dermacentor variabilis isolate Ectoservices chromosome 8, ASM5094787v1, whole genome shotgun sequence:
- the LOC142589646 gene encoding uncharacterized protein LOC142589646 has protein sequence MKVALVSMIFIAIAVVSVFATSPPNCAAVTCDPQTCQAVSCSCGSYKDYCGCCDFCHKCPGEECTNLFRDPCSEGHRCTLDNPGELFQTGGKGHCRSLNETATGHDHHDGHHEDHS, from the exons ATGAAGGTCGCTTTGGTTTCCATGATTTTCATCGCCATCGCTGTGGTCAG CGTGTTCGCAACGTCACCTCCCAACTGCGCCGCCGTGACGTGCGACCCACAAACGTGCCAGGCCGTTTCCTGCAGCTGCGGCAGCTACAAGGACTACTGCGGCTGCTGCGACTTCTGCCACAAG TGTCCCGGCGAAGAGTGCACCAACCTGTTCAGAGATCCCTGTTCGGAAGGCCACCGCTGCACCCTGGACAATCCCGGGGAACTATTCCAGACCGGCGGCAAGGGACACTGCAGGTCCCTCAACGAAACAGCCACGGGACACGATCACCACGATGGGCACCACGAAGACCACAGCTAA
- the LOC142590873 gene encoding uncharacterized protein LOC142590873 isoform X2, with amino-acid sequence MTICGYIYMYTNGIARRGPLVCREYARREQLGLDVLLLKMKTAISLVLLSLAVTVVCTSPQNCANVNCAAVTCNRVNCKCGAYKDDCGCCDLCYKCPGEVCVPLYQHRCTEHHDCVLDNPNVRIEFGSRGQCKYVQQQHDHSNCTEEH; translated from the exons ATGACTATTTgcggctatatatatatgtacacaaaCGGTATTGCACGGCGAGGGCCCTTAGTGTGCCGGGAGTACGCGAGGAGGGAGCAGCTCGGCTTAG ACGTCCTGTTGCTCAAGATGAAGACAGCCATTTCGCTTGTTCTGCTCTCCTTGGCAGTCAC TGTAGTCTGCACGTCGCCTCAGAACTGCGCCAACGTCAACTGCGCCGCTGTCACGTGCAACCGTGTGAACTGCAAATGCGGTGCCTACAAGGACGACTGCGGGTGCTGCGACCTCTGTTACAAG TGTCCCGGTGAGGTGTGCGTTCCCCTCTACCAGCACCGCTGCACCGAACACCACGACTGCGTGCTCGACAACCCCAACGTGCGCATCGAGTTCGGCTCCCGAGGCCAGTGCAAATACGTGCAGCAGCAGCACGACCACAGCAACTGCACCGAGGAGCACTGA
- the LOC142590873 gene encoding uncharacterized protein LOC142590873 isoform X1, with amino-acid sequence MTICGYIYMYTNGIARRGPLVCREYARREQLGLDVLLLKMKTAISLVLLSLAVTCVVCTSPQNCANVNCAAVTCNRVNCKCGAYKDDCGCCDLCYKCPGEVCVPLYQHRCTEHHDCVLDNPNVRIEFGSRGQCKYVQQQHDHSNCTEEH; translated from the exons ATGACTATTTgcggctatatatatatgtacacaaaCGGTATTGCACGGCGAGGGCCCTTAGTGTGCCGGGAGTACGCGAGGAGGGAGCAGCTCGGCTTAG ACGTCCTGTTGCTCAAGATGAAGACAGCCATTTCGCTTGTTCTGCTCTCCTTGGCAGTCACGTG TGTAGTCTGCACGTCGCCTCAGAACTGCGCCAACGTCAACTGCGCCGCTGTCACGTGCAACCGTGTGAACTGCAAATGCGGTGCCTACAAGGACGACTGCGGGTGCTGCGACCTCTGTTACAAG TGTCCCGGTGAGGTGTGCGTTCCCCTCTACCAGCACCGCTGCACCGAACACCACGACTGCGTGCTCGACAACCCCAACGTGCGCATCGAGTTCGGCTCCCGAGGCCAGTGCAAATACGTGCAGCAGCAGCACGACCACAGCAACTGCACCGAGGAGCACTGA
- the LOC142589652 gene encoding nucleoside diphosphate kinase-like, which yields MAHRERTFIMVKPDGVQRGLVGEIIQRFERRGYKLVAMKFMQADEKLLQQHYSDLAGRPFFSGLVKFMQSGPVVPMVWEGTNVVLTGRDMIGATNPLESKPGTIRGDLCVQVGRNIVHGSDSVASAEKEIALWFKESELVCWTPQIEPCVYE from the coding sequence ATGGCCCACCGTGAGCGCACCTTCATCATGGTCAAGCCCGACGGCGTGCAGCGCGGTCTGGTCGGCGAAATCATCCAGCGCTTCGAGAGGCGCGGCTACAAGCTCGTCGCTATGAAGTTCATGCAGGCCGACGAGAAGCTGCTCCAGCAGCACTACTCGGACCTGGCTGGCCGCCCTTTCTTCAGCGGTCTGGTCAAGTTCATGCAGAGCGGCCCCGTCGTCCCCATGGTCTGGGAGGGCACCAACGTCGTCCTGACTGGGCGCGACATGATCGGCGCCACCAACCCGCTCGAGTCCAAGCCCGGCACCATTCGCGGCGACCTGTGCGTTCAGGTGGGCCGCAACATTGTTCACGGCAGCGACTCCGTCGCCAGCGCCGAGAAGGAGATTGCGCTCTGGTTCAAGGAGAGCGAACTTGTCTGCTGGACCCCCCAGATCGAGCCGTGCGTCTACGAATGA